Within Anthonomus grandis grandis chromosome 19, icAntGran1.3, whole genome shotgun sequence, the genomic segment tttgcTTCTGCTTTGATGGCAATTTCGAGTTTCTTCTTTATTTAGACAATATGCACAAATATAGCAACGATTTTTGGTtcatgtaaataaatttacttgCGGCgaagttaatattttcaaagcaCACTTTTGGTCTAAACTGGTTTACACAAAAGCAACGTGGAACTAAGCAGAGTAATATTGCAAGAACTTGGGACTTCACAGATCTATTCTTTCCAGAGCAATTTCGACGAAATTTCCTCGCAAGATTAAATGAAGGGGGTGGGGTTATCATAAATTCAAGTACAGTAAAAAGAACACTACTTAATGCCCACCTACGCGCCCTGCTAAAAAAACCTCTACTGTCAAAGTAGAATGTTAAGGCCCGACTTCAATTTGCACAATCTCATGTTCACTGTACACTAGGTCATAGGAGAAAAGTtgtatttagtgatgaatccaAGTATAACATGTTAACATGGAGAGGAAAATATCCGTCATAATAGGGAAATAAGGAAAATGGATCAGTTTAACGTGATAATGATCCGCAGCATGCTCCTCAGTACGTTAAAAGTTGGTTATCCGATGAAAAAATCAATGTAGTGTCTTGGCCGTCAGAGTCTCCAGATTTAGATCCAATAGAGAACTTGTTTCAATGTAGAAACCAAAATTAGATATCAAACGTGCTCTGTTGCAATGCAACTGTTTGAAAATTACAGGAAACTTGGAAAGAAGTAAATAATGAGTATATCATGAAGTTAATTGGATCCATGCCAAAGCGATGTGCAGATATTATTAAGGAGAAGGGCTACGTaaattgttgctatatttttgcaTCATAAATTTATATAGGATATTTggaagtcaacgataatactgaagggactgatggagcaactcaaaagcacccagaaaaacatgcAATGATCTTAAAACCGTAAAAACTCGATGGTTTTCGAAATATTGGCACTGTAGTCACCAAAATTCTACTCTTGGCTTTAAAAATAgatactttttagatttttttagcaCTTCAACTTTGACCCCTCATACTGGaccaaaaaataatagaaaatctaatatatcttttaattaaaaagtgttaaaatcTTGGGCTGCGTCATTTATTCGCTGCCGTAActcagaaatattatttattggtcttgcataaaccttttcttttataaaaccccagtaaaaaaaaatcaagggaGTTTAGGTCTGGAGACCTGGCAGGCCATAAAATAGGACCAAGTCAACCGATCCATCTGTTGGGTTAAGTAGAACCACATTATTCGGCCATTAATGGCCAGTCAAGGaacatcttctaaaagaattGGTAGATCGTTTTGACAAAAACCTAAATAAGCCTGCCAATTCAAGTTTTCTGCTAATTCGAATGAGCCAATTAAACGTCCGTTCAAGATTTTAGagaaggtcattttatgtttctgggtgcttatgacTTGCTCCAGACTATAGTTGATTATAGTATATGGGACTTAAGTCTGGACATCAGGGAGGCCATTGAAGTGAACACTCACTTAATCATCTAAGTTAAATTGGTGCTCAATCAAAAAATCTAATCTTTTTCAGATCCAGAGACGAGAACGTCACCTCAATAATGGAGCGCATCAAGTGCGGAGACTTCAACTTTAACTCGGCCGCATGGAAAGAGGTCTCTTCGGACGCCAAACAGGTGGTGGAAGGTCTGCTCACCGTCATACCCAAGGATCGTTTCCAGATGCGCGATCTGTTGGGCAACAGTTGGGTCCAAGGGAACCAGAAGGTTCCTCAAACACCCCTGATGACCCCGGACGTCCTCAGTACCGGCCCGAACACCGGGATCACCCTGGAGACCACGTTCGACGCCTTCCATCAGGCGCAACGGGAGGGCATGCGACTCCAGGAGGTGATCAGCGCGAAACTGGCGCAGCGTCGTCGCAAGAAGAAGAGCCACAGCACCAGCTCGTCCTCGTACACCAGCGAGGGTTCGCTCAACAAAAAGACTGAGGAGACCAAAGAGTCGAGCGTGAGTAGTAGCGAGGACGTGGTGCGAGAGTCTACCGGCTCGAGTGGGATCGTGGTGTCCGATAAGAACTCCGTGGATTCGGGCAGTAGACAAGAGAGAACGAAGAGGGAGCGGAAGGTGTACGTGCAAACGAGACAAAGCGATCGGATCCTGTTTAAAAGACTGGAAATCGATTATGATCCGATGATGTTCATTTCGTTGCCCTACCGCACCAGGAAGAGGAAACTGATGGCCTCGGAGGGCGTAAGGGAGCACTGCGACAGTCCTACCAAGATGAGGAAGAAAGAGGTGCCCGACCAGGGCACCAGGTAGgacgttttaatttattttttaatcgtGCCTTTTTGTTTTGGGAATGTGAGTGTGAGAAGAAAAGACGATTTATAGGAGGGGGTGAACAACTTTTAACTGtgatatttaaacaaaaatgtgaACTTCTGATGGGACACTATGGATAAGTTGGCTCCCCTCACCTACGGACACTGATTCCCAGCGCAAAAATGCCCGCGTTACAGTAGCTagatgaaaaaatcaaaaaaatgtgataaaacGATGAAACTTTCGAGTGTTGTACTGTTGAGGAATTGACCTAGTAGATTCccggaaattattttttacaaacgtTAAAGTGCACTTCCTAAATACAAATTATATACattattgccaaaaaaaaattatagtttgtaCCGTATAAGTACATTTCCTTTTAGGAAAATCGTGTTGTTTGTAGATAGTTTTTACGGAAAAGAGCGAGGGCGGTTGCAATAAGTTCAAATTGTAAGAAATGTTCCGAGTGAGTACCAAAACTTGTCAAACCGAATTCGATCGGGTTATATGTccattttaatgtaaattacaTGAAAATCTATGGGGTTTAAGTCTGAGCAACTGGGAGGCCATTAAAGAATAGTCATTTTCCTCATAAATTAGCCCTTTTAGAGTAAATGACATAAAAATCTATGGGGTTCAAGTCTAACCAACTGGGAGGCCATAACGTGAAAATTTAATCACTAATTGAGTcagaaggaaataaaaaataattagtccTGACAAGTTTTGCTATTAGAAGGATCAATTTTCAAGAAATCATTTGTGTTCTtctctattaataataataataatactaattgtGATCTCAggtataattacttaaaaacaaaGCGACGCATGCTCAGTCAGTTCAAATAAACGCAACCGGACAcgaaagtttatttattttgtaagtttttcctctttttttagTGTTGTTATAGtcaatttttaggtaattttattgtataatgGTTTGCAACCTCAGGAAACTaatttatagttaaataaattatatattgtacGGAGCGCGTAGAGAATATtgctgtatatacagggtgtctcaaaagTAATCGAGGAGCGTAattctttcataaaaaaaaataagacaacgcttacttttgaatggacttgtatacagggtggaccgTCGCCCTGTATACCGGGGAGGCTCCAAGCGTTAATTTTGTacgattgtttttttttaatttaaggttgAAGATTATTCagatattttgaataatattaacgagaatcattatttattttatagataaaaaaaagctCTGTAGATGTAAATAGTTAAGAGAAGATAGACCAAATAATGGACAGCAGTGCcttgttatttttgttattgtGGATCTGTTCTTATAGGAGGGATTACTTGATTGATTCTGTAGAAATATGTTGATATTTGTCCcgattttttagttattaaatgaTTTCTTTGATCCTTCATatgataaattttgttttatttgtattgtGGTTCTTATACACCACGAATGATTGTTGCTATAAGCAGGTAAGTAAgctctttctttttttagtaaaataatgcAAATCCATgaattcaaaattcttttatcaatatttttatacgCTGAGGTACAAAATTCGTGCAATCCGTGGTAACCCGCTTTATAACTTGACCTTTACTGCTCATATTTTAACGATTTTTGCTGTAAAAGTTAGCATAAGCTCTTGTTAAggttatatgaaaatataatgcaaatccatgcattagaaatttttttatcgttatttttatatactggGGAACAAGAGTGGTGCAATCCGTGGTAACCCTCTTTATAACTCGACCTTTACTGCTCATATTTTAgcgatttttactttaaaggtTGGCATAAGACTTTCTTAaggttttatgaaaatataatgcAAATTGATGCATTAGATATTttgttatcattatttttatatactggGGGACAAGAGTGGTGCAATCCGTGATAACCCGCTTAATAACTCGAGCTTTACTGCTcatattttagcaatttttgcTGTAAAAGTTAGCATAAGCCCTTCTTAAggttatatgaaaatataatgcaaatccatgcattagaaatttttttatcaatagttTTATATTGTGGGAGACAAAATTCATGCAATCAATGGCAACCCGCCTTATAACTCGAATTTTACTGCTCATATTTAAACGATTTTTACTTTAGAAGTTAGCATAAGCCCTTCTAAAGGTTGTATGAAAATATAATGCAAATCCAcgtattagaaatttttttatcattatttttatgtacTGGGGGATGAGAGTGGTGCAATCCGTGGTAACCCGCTTTATAACTCGACCTTTACTGTTCATATTTTAACGATTTTTGCTGTAAAAGTTGGCATAAGCCCTTCTTAAggttatatgaaaatataatgcCAAATCAtgcattagaaatttttttatcattatttttatatactggGGGACAACAGTGGTGCAATCCCTAGTAACCCGCTTTATAACTCGACTTTTACTGCTCATATTTAAACGATTTTTGCTGTAAAAGTTAGCATAAGCCCTTCTCAAGGTTGTATGAAAATATAATgcaaatccatgcattagaaatgttgttatcattatttttatatactggGGAACAAGAGTGGTGCAATCCATGGTAACCCGCTTTATAACTCGAAGTTTACAGCtcatattttaatgatttttgctGTAAAAGTTAGCATAAGCCCTTCTTAAGATTGTATGAAAATATAACgcaaatccatgcattagaaatttttttaacattatttttatatacaagaGTGGTGCAATCCGTCGTAACCCGCTTTATAACTCATCCTTTACTGCTCATATTTTAACGATTTGTGCTTTAAAAGTTGGCATAAGCCCTTCTTAAGGTTGTATGAAAATATAATGCAAATCCATGCATTACaactttttttatcaaaatttttatatactgGGAACAAGAGTGGTGCAATCCGTGGTAACCCGCTTTATAACTCGACCTTTACTGCTTATATTTAAgggatttttactttaaaagttaGCATAAGCCCTTCTAAAGGTTGTATGAAAATATAATgcaaatccatgcattagaaatttttttatcattatttttatatactggGGGACAAGAGTGGTGCAATCCGTAATAACCCGCTTTATAACTCGACTTTTACTGCTCATATTTTAgggatttttgctttaaaagttggCATAAGCCCTTCTTAAGGTTGTATGAAAATATAACgcaaatccatgcattagaaatttttttatcattatttttatatactgaGGGACAAGAGTGGTGCAATCCGTGGTAACCCGCTTTATAACTCGACCTTTACTGCTCATATTTTAGGGATTTTTACTTCAAAGCATAAGCCCTTCTTAAGGTTGTAtgaaaaaataatgcaaattcATACATTAGGAATCACTCGATTCTTTGCATTTCATTTCCTTTTATTGTATCAGCCTTAGTAATAAttcatttactttttcttcATCAAACTGGGTCAAATAACCCACTCGGAAGAAacagaaatatagaaaaagtttctttttacccatattttacatttaaagatttagtaggattttaaattatattatcagctttaattattttaactgttCAAGCTCCTTATTTTCTTGGAGACCCTGATAATTTTGTACCAGCGAATCCTTTAGTAACTCCAGTCCACATTCAACctgaatgatattttttatttgcttacgCAATTTTACGAAGAATTCCTAATAAATTAGGAGGTGTAATTAAGTAATAAGTAATAAGTTAAGTAAAAGTTAGCATAAGCCTTCTTAAGATTGTATGAAAATATAACGCAAATCCAtgcataagaatttttttaacattatttttatatacaagaGTGGTGCAATCCGTGGTAACCCGCTTTAGAACTCGACCTTTACTGCTCATATTTTAgggatttttgctttaaaagttggCATAAGCCCTTCTTAAGGTTGTATGAAAATATAATGCAAATCCATAcattaggaatttttttatcaatagttTTATATTGTGGGGGACCAAATTCATGCAATCCGTGGTAACCCGCTTTATAACTCGTCCTTTACTGctcacattttaattatttctgctATAAAAGTTGGCATAAGCCCTTCTTAAGGTTGTATGAAAATATAACGCAAATCCAtgtattagaattttttttgtcattatttttatatactggGGGATGAGAGTGGTGCAATCCGTGGTAACCTGCTTTATAACTAGACCTTTACTGCTcatattttagcaatttttactTTACAAGTTGGTATAAGCCCTTCTTAAGGTTGTATGAAAATATAATgcaaatccatgcattagaaattttttatcaatatttttatattgtggGGGACAAAATTTGTGCAATCCGTGGTAACCCGCTTTATAACTCGATTTTTACTGCTCATATTTTAACGATTTTTGCTGTAAAAGTTAGCATAAGCCCTTCTTAAGGTTGTATGAAAATATAACGCAAATCCatgtattagaaaattttttatcaatagtTTTATATCGTGGGGGAGAAAATTCATGCAATTCGTGGTAACCCGCTTTAAAACTCGATTTTTACTGCTCATATTTAAGGGATTTTTACTTTAGAAGTTGGTATAGGCCATTCTTAAGGTTGTATGAAAAATAACggaaatccatgcattagaaatttttttatcattatttttttatactgggGGATGAGAGTGGTGCAATCCGTAATAACCCGCTTTATAACACGACCTTTACTGCTCatattttaaccatttttgcTATAAAAGTTGGCATAAGCCCTTCTTAaggttttatgaaaatataacgcaaatccatgcattagacatttttttatcactatTTTTATATACTGGGGAACAAGAGTGGTGCAATCCGTGGTAACCCGCTTTATAACTCGACCTTTACTGCTcatattttagcaatttttactTTACAAGTTGGTATAAGCCATTCTTAAGGTTGTATGAAAAAATAACgcaaatccatgcattagaaatttttttatcattatttttatatactggGAAATAAGAGTGGTGCAATCCGTAATAACCCGCTTTATAACACGACCTTTACTGCTCatattttaaccatttttgcTATAAAAGTTGGCATAAGCCCTTCTTAAGGTTTTATGAAAATGTAACgcaaatccatgcattagaaatttttttatcactattTTTATATACTGGGGAACAAGAGTGGTGCAATCCGTGGTAACCCGCTTTATAACTCGACCTTTACTGCTCATATTTTAgggatttttactttaaaagttaGCATAAGCCCTTCTTAAGGTTGTATGAAAAAACAATGCAAATGCatatattaggaatttttttatcaatagttTTATATTGTGGGAGACAAAATTCATGCAATCCGTGGTAACCCGCTTTATAATTCGAATTTTACTGCTAATATTTTAACGATTTGTGCTTTAAAAGTTGGCATAAGCCCTTCTAAAGGTTGTATGAAAATATAATGCAAATCCAtgcattacaaatttttttatcattatttttatatagtggGGGACAAGAGTGGTGCAATCCGTGGTAACCCGCTTTATAACTCAACTTTTACTGCTCATATTTTAgcgatttttactttaaagatTGGCATAAGCCATTCTTAAAGTTGTATGAAAATATAACGCAAATCTATGtatcagaaatttttttatcaatatttttatattgtggAGGACAAAATTCATGCAATCCGTGGTAACCCGCTTTATAACTCGACCTTTACTGCTcatattttagcaatttttactTTACAAGTTGGTATAAGCCATTCTTAAGGTTGTATGAAAATATAACgcaaatccatgcattagaaatttttttattaacatttttatattttggggGGCAAAATTGGTGCAATCCGTAGTAGCCCGCTTTCTAACTCCTCTTCTACTGCTCATATTTCcctgatttttgtttcaaaatatgCTGCAAGACCTTTTTAACGTTGGTATAAAAAAACtgccatttaattaaaaaacttgttgattttttttttaaatatcatctaAGGATACTTCTGCAAAACTATACtaacataattaatattaaaaactctgAAATCGAAGAAAACCATTCAATTTAGGCCTTCGAAAACAAAAGAAGTATAGATTCCTCAAAATATCAAAATGGGACATTATAGGAACATCCTGTATGAATATTCCTGTATGAAATATGTATAGAACATTCCAAACATCCCGATTTTGATTTCAACTATACCCAGATCATTCTGAAGGTCCTTTCCGAGGCAAAATTGCAAAAGTATCccatcaaaagaaaaaaaaaagaagataacaagcggaaaagaaaaaaaactcatCGAATatacaatgaaaatattaataagcaactcataatataaaaaaaaaagaaaacgtcGAAAATCTATCTGCCCTGGGCACTCTTGGCAATTTGCTCCTTTAATACCAAAATACTATTCCTTTGTTCCGGTGGTAGCATGGCAATTTGCTCGTCGGACAATTGCAACACTTGCATAATAAGGGCggcctaaaacaaaaaaaaagaaaataaagaaagatcatgaaaaaaaaaaagaaagataataaacaaaaagaaaaaacgaaCCTTCTCTTGATCCGAAGCCCCGGGAGGCATCGCCCCGTTAGTAACCGCGGAGGCGGTTTGGGCGGCCGCGACAGAGGCGGCGCTCTGGGGCGGCGCCCTTATAGTTTGGGGCGGCGTAATCGGACGTTgagctacaaaaaaaaaatcaaacagttCGCAACTTTTAAGTGAAACTTCGTATACCTTTTTGTCTGGGGTCGGCCCTGGCGGCCTGTCTAGGGTCAATGGGAGCGAAACTCGCCCCTGAGGGGTTCCTAGACTCCCTGGGATCTCTGGggaaactaaaatttaaaaaaaaaaatatgaattcgTGAGAAAATATTGAGGCACCGGAGCAGTAGCTTACCTGGGGAGGACCTCTGGGGTCACCATTAGACTTCCATAAGCAAGATTAAAAGATTTAACAGACAGTTAAAAAACACGACAAtaacaagaagaagaagagcaACCACAGTacgaagaagaaaaataataaaagacttACGGTTCGTTAACGGGCGGCAAAGGGTTGGCCAAGGGGGCGGGAGGCAGTTGCCTCATGTCCTGGTCGCCCATACGAGAGCCCATGCGAGGCTCCGGCCCGCCTCGCGGATCTAAGGCCCTCAGATCGATATCCTGAcctaaagaaaattgaaatgtGCCAAAAAAAACGCGCCCACTTCGGCACTAAGGCACCTTTTTAGTACCTGTGAAAACGGGCGCGTTTATGATTGGTAACGGGGGGCATAATGGGCGCAGGCACCGGTTGAAATTCTTGGCGGGGAGGCGCAACCGGTGCCGGCGGCGGAGCCTGGAAGTCCCGGCTAATCGGCACCTGGACCGGCACGTTTTTGTCGCCGGGCATCAGGGTGGCCGGCACTTGGTTCACGGGGGTGCAGAAGtgactaaaatttatttaatttgatgtaAATTGATCCGCACCATAGACGAGTCGGTAATTATTTACCGCAGCGGTGTGTGGATCGATGATTTTCATGACCCACTTGGGCCTGTAGGAGGGCGTAGGCCAGTTGGGGGTTCTGAAGCAGCATCTGTCTGGCCTCAGTCGGATTGTTCTGAGAAAAGaacgtttatttactaaaaattgaCCCGCTGGGTCACCCTACTtagtatttattgatttttttcaaaaaccgcTCTACAAGACACGGACAAAACAACTACTGATCAGATTTGCGCGATTTGTGCTTTAGGACCTTCTAAACGTTATTCCacataatcaaataaaaacaagaCATCGATGTTACAACTCTTCCTTCTGTAAAGTGTATTAAGAATCGTCTGGACAAATTGGACATGTTTAGTATTTAAATTTGGAAACTCATGTATATTATTGgcttttatcaaataaaataatattaaaaaacatctaTATACCGATTCATACAATTTGAGGCGACCCCAACTCATAACTCACTTTCTACTGTTCAGATTGtcatgatttttgctttaaaagttgcaTTATAATCTTATTAACGTTGTATCAAATAAAacagtacataaataatttttttatcaagagACATGGACCAAGTCATGCAATCTGAGGTAACTGAACTCATAACTCACCATCCACTGAtcagaatttcatgatttttgctttaaaagttgcaTTAGAACCCTCTTAACGTTGTATCaaataaccaaataaaaatatacataaatatattttttattagaaaacatGTAGTAAAtctacacatctcgtgagagtactGAACTCATAACTCACCATCTACTGAtcagaatttcatgatttttgctttaaaagttgcaTTAGAACCTTCTTAACGTTGTaccaaataatcaaataaaacaacacacatatacaatttttattgaaaaacatgtACCAAGTCATGCAATCTGAGGTAACTGAACTCATAACTCACCATCTACTGAtcagaatttcatgatttttgctttaaaagttgcaTTAGAACCTTCTTAACGTTGTaccaaataatcaaataaaacaacacacatatacaatttttattgaaaaacatgtACCAAGTCATGCAATCTGAGGTAACTGAACTCATAACTCACCATCTACTGAtcagaatttcatgatttttgctttaaaagttgcCTTAGAACCTCCTTAACGTTGtatcaaataatcaaataaaacaacacacatatacaatttttattgaaaaacatgtACCAAGTCATGCAATCTGAGGTAACTGAACTCATAACTCACCATCTACTGAtcagaatttcatgatttttgctttaaaagttgcaTTAGAACCTTCTTAACGTTGTaccaaataatcaaataaaacaacacacatatacaatttttattgaaaaacatgtACCAAGTCATGCAATCTGAGGTAACTGAACTCATAACTCACCATCTACTGAtcagaatttcatgatttttgctttaaaagttgcaTTAGAACCTTATTAACGTTG encodes:
- the LOC126747598 gene encoding LOW QUALITY PROTEIN: cleavage stimulation factor subunit 2 tau variant (The sequence of the model RefSeq protein was modified relative to this genomic sequence to represent the inferred CDS: deleted 3 bases in 3 codons), translated to MDNLEANIMDKSMRSVFVGNIPYEATEEKLKDIFGEVGQVLSFKLVFDRETGKPKGYGFCEYRDQETALSAMRNLNGYEIGGRNLRVDNACTEKSRMEMQNLLNQPLPENPYGEPVQAEKAPEAISKAVASLPPEQMFELMKQMKTTIQNNPTEARQMLLQNPQLAYALLQAQVVMKIIDPHTAASLLHPREPVPATLMPGDKNVPVQVPISRDFQAPPPAPVAPPRQEFQPVPAPIMPPVTNHKRPVFTGQDIDLRALDPRGGPEPRMGSRMGDQDMRQLPPAPLANPLPPVNEPLMVTPEVLPSFPRDPRESRNPSGASFAPIDPRQAARADPRQKAQRPITPPQTIRAPPQSAASVAAAQTASAVTNGAMPPGASDQEKAALIMQVLQLSDEQIAMLPPEQRNSILVLKEQIAKSAQGR